A genomic region of Runella rosea contains the following coding sequences:
- a CDS encoding DeoR/GlpR family DNA-binding transcription regulator, which translates to MSYQSRKQIILKIVEEKGEAEVKELAQLIDTSEITIRRDLGQMAADGLIYRTHGGAMKLSLVNPPVSFAQKSGVNAEKKEHICRLAAAEINDGDVIFMDCGSTVFRLCPFIKNKKIKVITNSLPVVYELMNTEVSINLIGGELDNERQAVHGIIATQHIQRYRANKAFLGVDGISAENGLSAGSEKEAEMTKAMAAQAHVTYVLCDSSKLGRNQYLTFAPLQLVDVLVTDEQAEDKIDGFKNAGLRVLNQ; encoded by the coding sequence ATGAGTTATCAAAGCAGAAAGCAAATCATTTTAAAAATCGTTGAAGAGAAAGGGGAGGCAGAAGTCAAGGAATTGGCCCAATTGATTGATACTTCGGAGATTACGATACGGCGCGATTTGGGGCAAATGGCGGCCGATGGCCTCATTTACCGCACCCACGGCGGAGCCATGAAATTGAGTCTGGTGAACCCACCGGTCAGTTTTGCGCAAAAATCAGGGGTCAATGCCGAAAAAAAGGAGCATATCTGTCGTTTGGCAGCGGCTGAAATCAACGACGGAGACGTGATTTTTATGGATTGTGGCAGCACCGTTTTTCGACTTTGCCCGTTCATCAAAAACAAAAAAATAAAGGTCATTACCAATTCTCTGCCCGTAGTGTATGAGCTGATGAATACGGAAGTTTCCATCAATTTGATTGGTGGAGAATTGGACAATGAGCGTCAGGCGGTTCATGGAATCATTGCCACCCAACACATTCAACGGTACCGTGCCAACAAAGCCTTTCTGGGAGTAGATGGCATTTCAGCCGAAAACGGCTTGAGCGCAGGAAGCGAAAAAGAAGCTGAAATGACCAAAGCAATGGCCGCCCAGGCCCATGTAACTTACGTGTTGTGTGATTCTTCCAAGTTAGGCAGAAACCAATACCTGACATTTGCACCGCTTCAATTGGTGGATGTATTGGTGACCGATGAGCAGGCAGAAGACAAAATAGACGGATTTAAAAACGCGGGTTTGCGGGTTTTAAATCAATAA
- a CDS encoding RNA recognition motif domain-containing protein, with amino-acid sequence MPCKSKLPQPYKMYVRKKSLLGCAFLRNFCKILGRDIKNEKISFYLCLAIGSFSVSLDRIAAYLSSVGRSLDRRPSVAHQTFLLIKQMNIYVANVPFKANDDELRELFEEFGEVSSARIIMDKFTGKSRGFAFVEMPNDDEAKQAISQLNEFDFMGKVLVVNEARPREDRPRTGGGGGFGGGGNRGGSGGGGSRGGYGGGGGGRDNDFKKRW; translated from the coding sequence ATGCCCTGTAAGTCTAAGCTCCCTCAGCCTTACAAAATGTACGTACGGAAAAAATCACTTTTGGGTTGCGCTTTTCTGAGAAATTTCTGTAAAATCCTTGGAAGGGATATAAAAAATGAGAAAATTAGTTTTTACCTTTGTCTCGCTATTGGAAGTTTCTCTGTTTCTCTCGACCGCATTGCTGCGTACTTGTCATCTGTCGGACGGAGTTTAGATCGAAGGCCGTCCGTAGCGCACCAAACGTTTTTACTGATCAAACAAATGAACATTTATGTAGCAAACGTCCCGTTCAAGGCGAACGATGACGAATTACGCGAATTATTCGAGGAATTTGGCGAGGTATCTTCTGCCCGCATTATCATGGACAAGTTTACGGGTAAGAGCCGGGGTTTCGCTTTTGTCGAAATGCCTAATGACGACGAGGCTAAGCAAGCCATTTCACAGTTGAATGAATTTGATTTTATGGGTAAAGTGCTCGTTGTAAACGAAGCACGTCCCCGTGAAGATCGCCCACGCACTGGTGGCGGCGGCGGTTTTGGCGGCGGCGGTAACCGCGGTGGCAGTGGCGGCGGCGGAAGCCGTGGCGGCTATGGCGGCGGCGGTGGTGGCCGTGACAACGATTTCAAGAAACGTTGGTAA